A genomic segment from Methanoplanus limicola DSM 2279 encodes:
- a CDS encoding tubulin-like doman-containing protein, with product MAHDEIIEGKPFQMPDELTVVAIGGCGKKLISNLYDHEWFLKHYLKDGKRLSLYTIDTDSNQRKDDIKRSEAVMARLGDIQRTNNQMGGSVKSLHYHLPDLANVERVSSLTSRDIAEQMKRRREKPLVDVWWMNDPEYGFDYQMLKKVDKNIVDDFGGGVHRRRAISKAVFYKAITQGGEQFPSFQGHGPVAIIVGLGGGTGSGMFIDLARYIKEKRGQESKIWLFVVLPAASEGEKEQLNAAIALSEIEYLNMKEDKLFNYIIVSSLSPTGYVDGGDRKQEVVEFDSAFPYLFINSFYLPTADISAIVDAKKDYSGFIFADSHVIEYPVENLRSLKKGFEDVIENLAGISHNRAKILKEVSDFITAGENLYPNEFSKTDTEITHDDVNLYKKEIERIKKGWENDITDLLNFKTQSIIESAVTNNMPEELKDVSSLKDFDKLTEYVSRLKKSLDNESKPHENAKDQELYEVIKKNLLLLEEMSHLERKTFSVNEKSARMALLNIIRGEENFGKISGDLSSRQSGLKVEISEADAKVRKKRSELEEIKREESDMLDLIKSEVNALAKPVEDYVLLGHGTAEGTGRDSVEDLERAFLEKFSALLFVLKEKLNKSGSKKAKPIKRDVWLSSLPLGDIQGDIENLEGATSADFSYLRDLAESVSLYFYNDYMLRVAKKQGFADGILGRKLNPEIFRSEKDTKEERIRKISQMHPGKISIRDPFEVFVQDKFLTREFDTRLGSLREATIGPLVSQFNLESDEKAMLINSFSGRDTASIITGVRERLTDIINIREGYSSKRGNLNTEIDLLIQSQKVMQQQIEFLQKTDDLVSSTFEPRKKYNAETESYESGLRAIDEKRSSGNKTIEGMYRTWFGEINPNILSLLNDDSDLSVLDYDEEGKSEIEKLYNIVQWKYKELVDAHKLGINNISIGYGAAGTERWSFDKAALVVSSPSRWLSQLTENKGSDFRRYLVKSLDLKGFDSAKVNSHNYTKPWEISLTFFAAAGFLENISPLTTGGGYWEKYEKSRNNILHHALYLHQGKYIAREKTLLLTDAAEIADLESGGKAQIEEAKKRVMDLYSVRDIREAAGE from the coding sequence ATGGCTCATGATGAAATAATCGAGGGAAAACCCTTCCAGATGCCGGACGAACTGACCGTTGTTGCGATCGGCGGCTGTGGCAAGAAACTTATATCAAATCTTTATGATCATGAATGGTTCTTAAAACATTACCTGAAAGACGGCAAGCGCCTTTCATTATATACGATAGATACCGACTCGAACCAGAGAAAGGATGACATAAAGAGATCTGAAGCTGTCATGGCAAGGCTTGGGGATATCCAGAGGACAAACAATCAGATGGGTGGGAGTGTAAAGAGTCTCCATTATCACCTGCCGGACCTTGCAAATGTCGAGAGGGTCTCTTCCCTGACGTCAAGGGATATTGCAGAGCAGATGAAGAGACGGCGTGAAAAGCCTCTTGTCGATGTCTGGTGGATGAATGATCCCGAATACGGTTTTGACTACCAGATGCTCAAAAAAGTTGATAAAAATATTGTTGACGACTTCGGCGGCGGAGTTCACCGCAGGCGTGCCATATCAAAAGCGGTATTTTACAAAGCCATAACACAGGGCGGAGAGCAGTTCCCCTCATTTCAGGGACATGGGCCCGTTGCGATAATAGTCGGACTTGGCGGGGGAACAGGTTCAGGCATGTTTATAGACCTTGCCCGCTACATCAAGGAGAAACGCGGTCAGGAGTCAAAGATCTGGCTATTTGTCGTTCTTCCGGCAGCAAGCGAAGGCGAAAAGGAGCAGTTAAATGCTGCAATTGCACTATCTGAGATTGAATACCTCAATATGAAAGAGGACAAGCTCTTCAATTATATAATCGTCTCGTCACTCAGTCCCACGGGCTATGTTGACGGAGGTGACAGGAAACAGGAAGTAGTTGAGTTTGACTCTGCATTCCCGTACCTCTTCATAAACTCATTTTATCTCCCGACAGCAGATATATCCGCGATAGTGGACGCCAAAAAGGACTACTCCGGTTTTATATTCGCAGATTCGCATGTAATCGAATATCCGGTGGAAAACCTCCGGTCGCTGAAGAAAGGCTTTGAGGATGTTATAGAAAACCTCGCCGGAATTTCACATAACAGGGCAAAGATCCTAAAAGAGGTCTCAGATTTCATCACCGCAGGTGAAAACCTCTACCCCAATGAATTTTCAAAGACTGACACAGAGATCACCCACGATGATGTAAATCTTTATAAAAAGGAGATCGAGCGGATAAAGAAGGGATGGGAGAATGATATAACTGATCTCTTAAACTTTAAGACCCAGTCCATAATCGAATCTGCGGTTACGAACAACATGCCTGAAGAGTTAAAGGACGTCTCTTCATTAAAGGACTTTGACAAACTGACAGAATATGTCTCCAGGCTGAAAAAATCCCTTGACAATGAGAGCAAGCCGCATGAAAATGCCAAAGATCAGGAGCTTTACGAGGTCATAAAGAAGAATCTGCTGCTTTTAGAGGAGATGTCACACCTTGAGAGGAAGACATTCTCTGTAAATGAAAAATCGGCAAGAATGGCTCTTTTAAACATCATCAGGGGCGAGGAGAACTTTGGTAAAATTTCCGGTGACCTCTCGTCACGCCAGTCCGGACTTAAGGTTGAGATTAGTGAGGCAGATGCAAAGGTAAGAAAGAAGCGCTCTGAACTTGAAGAGATTAAGAGAGAAGAGAGTGATATGCTTGACCTGATCAAATCGGAGGTCAATGCACTTGCAAAACCTGTTGAGGACTATGTCTTACTCGGGCACGGGACTGCTGAAGGAACCGGACGTGATTCTGTAGAGGACCTTGAGCGGGCATTTCTTGAAAAATTCTCAGCACTGCTCTTTGTCTTAAAGGAGAAGCTCAATAAATCCGGCAGTAAGAAGGCCAAACCTATAAAACGTGATGTCTGGCTCTCATCACTGCCGCTTGGCGATATCCAGGGAGATATTGAGAACCTTGAAGGTGCGACATCAGCAGACTTCTCTTACTTAAGGGACCTTGCAGAGTCTGTATCCCTGTACTTCTACAACGACTATATGCTCAGGGTTGCCAAAAAGCAGGGTTTCGCAGACGGAATTTTGGGCAGGAAGCTCAACCCGGAGATCTTCAGGAGTGAGAAGGATACAAAAGAGGAGAGAATAAGAAAGATCTCACAGATGCATCCCGGAAAGATCTCCATACGTGATCCGTTTGAGGTATTTGTCCAGGATAAATTCCTTACAAGGGAGTTTGATACAAGGCTTGGTTCGTTAAGGGAGGCAACAATCGGGCCGCTTGTCTCACAGTTCAATCTTGAATCGGATGAGAAGGCCATGCTGATAAACTCCTTCTCCGGGAGGGACACTGCATCAATTATCACAGGTGTCAGGGAGAGGTTGACTGACATTATAAACATACGTGAAGGATACTCCTCAAAGAGAGGCAATCTCAATACCGAGATTGATCTCCTGATCCAGTCGCAGAAGGTGATGCAGCAGCAGATTGAATTCCTGCAAAAGACCGATGACCTCGTCAGCTCAACCTTTGAGCCGAGAAAGAAGTACAATGCAGAGACTGAGTCCTATGAGTCCGGACTCCGGGCAATTGATGAGAAGAGAAGCAGCGGCAATAAGACGATTGAGGGGATGTACAGGACGTGGTTTGGCGAGATCAATCCGAATATCCTCTCACTCCTCAATGATGACTCCGATCTCTCTGTCCTTGACTATGACGAGGAAGGCAAATCGGAGATAGAAAAGCTGTACAACATTGTTCAGTGGAAGTACAAAGAGCTTGTTGACGCCCATAAGCTTGGAATCAACAATATATCCATAGGATATGGAGCTGCCGGCACTGAGAGATGGAGTTTTGACAAGGCGGCTCTTGTAGTTTCATCCCCTTCGAGATGGCTGTCACAGCTCACTGAGAATAAGGGCAGTGATTTCAGGCGTTATCTTGTAAAATCTCTTGACCTCAAAGGTTTTGACAGTGCAAAGGTAAACTCCCA
- a CDS encoding V-type ATP synthase subunit D gives MKAKIMRSVRPTRIELQKIRKRIVLSERGLELLQDKLDAMIREMTGMKAEYNALAEECMKHVKTAYPALTRAGMSMGWRNLSALASTSDEMKDVDMHTRNIMGRRVPEIEVPDRLRDSPLPGYTLSGTTSYLDSARAEFEELTLAYLRVAEAEGVIRSLNGEIRKTRRRVNALENVMIPSLNATAGYIESYLEELEREELFRRKWAKSALGGERRWR, from the coding sequence ATGAAAGCAAAGATTATGCGTAGCGTCAGGCCGACAAGGATTGAGCTTCAGAAGATCAGGAAGAGAATTGTCCTTTCAGAGAGGGGTCTTGAACTTTTGCAGGATAAGCTTGATGCTATGATCCGTGAGATGACGGGGATGAAAGCTGAGTATAATGCCCTTGCAGAGGAGTGCATGAAGCATGTAAAGACTGCGTATCCTGCTTTAACCCGTGCAGGGATGAGCATGGGCTGGCGAAACCTCTCAGCCCTTGCCTCAACATCGGATGAGATGAAGGATGTAGATATGCATACCCGCAATATCATGGGGCGGAGAGTGCCTGAAATTGAGGTCCCTGACAGATTAAGGGATTCACCTCTCCCGGGATACACCCTCTCCGGGACAACCTCATATCTCGATTCCGCAAGGGCTGAGTTTGAGGAGCTTACCCTGGCATATCTCCGGGTGGCAGAGGCTGAAGGTGTCATCCGGTCATTGAACGGTGAGATCAGGAAGACACGGCGTAGGGTGAATGCACTTGAGAACGTAATGATCCCGTCACTTAATGCAACGGCGGGATATATTGAGAGCTACCTTGAAGAGCTTGAAAGAGAGGAGCTTTTCAGGCGGAAATGGGCAAAGTCTGCTCTTGGCGGTGAGAGGCGGTGGCGTTGA
- a CDS encoding V-type ATP synthase subunit B: MREFVSVVRVEGPLIAVEGVDDASYGELVDVRFPDGTVRRGEVLETRRGLAIVQVFGGTSDLDTDITSVRFTGSPMKIGVSRDMLGRILSGGGEPADGGGEVIPDVVMDVSGYSINPFAREYPQDFIETGISVIDGMNTLVRGQKLPVFSGSGMPHSHLAAQIARQARVLGEEEDFALVFGAMGITYEEAHYFEKEFRETGALEHTVLFVNHADDPAIERIITPRLALTAAEYLAFHEDMHVLVILQDITSYCEALREVSAAREEIPARRGYPGYMYTDLASIYERAGRIKGKKGSITQLPILTMPDDDITHPVPDLTGYITEGQIVLSRELHRKGIYPPVDVLPCLSRLMKGGIGEGKTRGDHSSVNNQLYASYARGRRIQNLVAVIGDESLSPADRLYLTFADRFEDEFVRQRHNEGRSIEETLSLAWKLLSIFPKEELKRIGEEDIERYYISGGA; encoded by the coding sequence ATCCGGGAGTTTGTATCGGTTGTGAGGGTTGAAGGGCCGCTCATTGCGGTGGAAGGTGTGGATGACGCAAGCTATGGTGAACTTGTCGATGTCAGATTTCCGGACGGCACAGTCCGGAGGGGGGAAGTGCTTGAGACGAGAAGGGGCCTTGCAATTGTTCAGGTCTTTGGCGGGACAAGTGATCTCGATACTGACATAACTTCTGTGCGGTTTACAGGCTCTCCGATGAAGATTGGTGTTTCGCGTGATATGCTGGGCAGGATACTTAGTGGCGGGGGTGAGCCGGCAGACGGCGGCGGCGAGGTTATTCCCGATGTTGTGATGGATGTATCCGGTTATTCGATAAATCCCTTTGCCCGCGAGTACCCGCAGGATTTCATCGAGACCGGAATTTCGGTAATTGACGGTATGAATACTCTGGTCCGGGGCCAGAAATTACCTGTCTTTTCAGGTTCCGGAATGCCGCATTCGCACCTTGCAGCACAGATTGCAAGACAGGCACGTGTACTTGGTGAAGAGGAGGATTTCGCACTGGTCTTTGGTGCTATGGGGATTACCTATGAGGAGGCTCACTACTTTGAGAAGGAGTTTCGGGAGACAGGTGCACTTGAGCATACAGTTCTTTTCGTCAATCATGCCGATGACCCGGCAATTGAGAGAATAATAACGCCAAGGCTTGCATTAACGGCAGCCGAGTACCTTGCATTCCATGAGGATATGCATGTGCTGGTGATTCTTCAGGATATAACAAGCTATTGCGAGGCACTCCGTGAAGTCTCGGCGGCAAGGGAGGAGATCCCTGCCCGCCGTGGCTATCCGGGATATATGTACACTGATCTCGCCTCGATATACGAGCGTGCCGGAAGGATCAAAGGAAAAAAAGGATCAATTACCCAGCTTCCGATTTTAACAATGCCTGATGACGATATAACCCATCCTGTGCCTGATCTGACCGGTTATATCACTGAGGGCCAGATTGTGCTCTCCCGTGAACTGCACAGAAAAGGAATTTACCCGCCGGTGGATGTCCTGCCCTGCCTCTCACGCCTGATGAAGGGAGGTATAGGGGAGGGAAAGACCCGCGGTGATCATTCATCGGTGAACAATCAGCTTTATGCCTCCTATGCCCGTGGCCGGAGGATTCAGAACCTTGTTGCCGTTATCGGGGATGAGAGCCTCTCTCCTGCTGACAGGCTTTATCTCACATTTGCTGACCGTTTTGAGGATGAGTTTGTCAGGCAGAGGCACAATGAGGGCAGGAGCATAGAGGAGACTCTTTCTCTCGCCTGGAAACTGCTCTCGATATTCCCGAAGGAGGAGCTGAAGCGTATAGGTGAGGAGGATATAGAGAGATATTATATTTCAGGCGGGGCATGA
- a CDS encoding V-type ATP synthase subunit A — MNTKGTIIRIAGPVIEAEGMRGVQMYELVRVGKDRLIGEVIRLERDVATIQVYEDTTGLFPGQAVEGAGMPLPAELGPGLLGMIYDGIQRPLESMWNSVGDFIIKGTNIPALDRERLWDYSPEITAGSQVSEGDILGTVPEGNITHRILVPPGIKGELIRAAPPGRYTIEEPVATVKTDKGETEILMVRHWPVRKPRPTGGKLDPIEPLITGQRVIDTLFPIAKGGTSAVPGPFGAGKTIVQHQLAKWSDADIIVYVGCGERGNEMADVLREFPRLEDPKTHEPLMKRTVLIANTSNMPVAAREASVYTGITIAEYYRDMGYNVALMADSTSRWAEAMREISGRLEEMPGEQGYPAYLASRLADFYERAGRVKVCGNSGNIGSISVIGAVSPPGGDFSEPVTQNTLRIVRVFWALDAELAHERHFPAVNWLLSYSLYTDLISPWWEERFEGGWKDMRQEIMALLQKESELEEIVQLVGPDVLPEEDRLVLLTAGIIKESFLIQYATDREDRYCAPFKQNAMLKVISGFYRLAKDAVGSGVLSSDIAALPVIQSFSRLGSRPESEISSICNKIMHDLKSEIEELKGRDA; from the coding sequence ATGAATACTAAAGGGACAATAATAAGGATTGCAGGCCCGGTTATCGAGGCCGAGGGTATGCGGGGTGTACAGATGTATGAACTTGTCCGTGTAGGAAAGGACAGGTTAATCGGGGAGGTTATCAGGCTTGAGAGGGATGTCGCCACCATTCAGGTCTATGAGGACACGACCGGACTTTTCCCCGGCCAGGCTGTAGAAGGCGCAGGCATGCCTCTTCCGGCAGAACTTGGACCCGGACTTCTCGGTATGATATATGACGGCATCCAGAGACCGCTTGAGAGTATGTGGAATTCGGTGGGAGATTTCATAATTAAGGGAACAAACATTCCTGCTCTTGACCGTGAACGCCTCTGGGATTATTCTCCGGAAATTACGGCAGGCAGCCAGGTATCTGAGGGCGATATTCTTGGCACTGTGCCTGAGGGAAATATCACACACAGAATTTTAGTCCCTCCCGGAATAAAAGGTGAGCTTATCCGGGCAGCACCACCGGGCCGTTATACAATAGAAGAGCCTGTAGCCACTGTTAAGACAGATAAAGGCGAGACTGAGATTCTTATGGTGAGGCACTGGCCGGTCAGAAAGCCAAGGCCGACTGGTGGAAAACTTGACCCTATAGAGCCTTTAATTACAGGCCAGCGGGTAATTGATACTCTTTTTCCGATTGCAAAAGGCGGCACATCGGCAGTTCCGGGTCCTTTTGGAGCCGGAAAAACCATAGTGCAGCATCAGCTTGCAAAATGGTCAGATGCCGATATTATTGTCTATGTCGGCTGTGGTGAACGCGGCAATGAGATGGCTGATGTCCTGAGGGAATTTCCACGGCTGGAAGACCCTAAGACTCATGAACCGCTTATGAAAAGGACGGTTCTGATTGCAAACACAAGCAACATGCCTGTCGCTGCAAGGGAGGCGAGTGTGTACACCGGAATAACGATTGCGGAATATTACCGTGATATGGGATATAATGTTGCACTTATGGCAGATTCGACTTCACGCTGGGCAGAGGCTATGAGGGAAATTTCCGGAAGGCTTGAGGAGATGCCGGGAGAACAGGGCTATCCGGCATATCTTGCATCACGCCTTGCTGATTTTTATGAGCGTGCCGGCAGGGTGAAGGTCTGCGGCAATAGCGGGAATATCGGTTCGATATCAGTTATAGGAGCTGTATCGCCTCCCGGCGGGGATTTCTCAGAGCCTGTAACGCAGAACACTCTGCGCATTGTAAGGGTGTTTTGGGCACTGGATGCCGAGCTTGCACACGAGCGCCATTTTCCGGCAGTGAACTGGCTGCTCTCCTATTCTCTGTACACTGACCTGATCTCTCCCTGGTGGGAGGAGCGGTTTGAAGGCGGCTGGAAGGATATGAGGCAGGAGATAATGGCTCTGCTTCAGAAAGAGAGTGAGCTTGAAGAGATTGTACAGCTTGTCGGGCCTGATGTCCTTCCTGAGGAGGACCGCCTTGTATTGCTGACTGCCGGGATAATTAAGGAGTCATTCCTTATTCAGTATGCAACTGACAGAGAAGATCGCTACTGTGCACCTTTTAAGCAGAATGCAATGCTGAAGGTGATTTCAGGCTTTTACCGCCTGGCAAAAGATGCGGTAGGGTCAGGCGTTCTCTCATCTGATATCGCTGCACTGCCGGTTATACAGAGTTTCAGCCGTCTTGGCAGCAGGCCTGAGAGTGAGATTTCATCCATCTGCAACAAAATTATGCATGATCTGAAGTCTGAGATTGAGGAGCTTAAAGGGAGGGATGCATGA
- a CDS encoding V-type ATP synthase subunit F: protein MKTAVIGGREVAAGFALAGVSCTKVCTEIWEAKSALKEFAHRNDIGVILIENNYAEDMQKEIESLMQVRDSYPLIIAIPSYADKKW, encoded by the coding sequence ATGAAGACTGCTGTTATCGGGGGGCGTGAGGTTGCAGCCGGATTTGCACTTGCAGGTGTATCCTGTACGAAGGTCTGCACAGAGATTTGGGAGGCTAAATCAGCCCTGAAAGAGTTTGCACACCGGAATGATATCGGAGTAATTCTTATTGAGAATAATTATGCAGAAGATATGCAAAAGGAGATTGAGAGTCTTATGCAGGTCAGGGATTCATATCCGCTTATTATAGCCATTCCCTCATATGCAGATAAAAAATGGTGA
- a CDS encoding V-type ATPase subunit, translating to MTGFDPGQAVSDLISGSFSGEGGDYALILLVFAILIAIIIGAAISSGYIRLILNIAGFAHPVARVRSIGNPFVEKENLRILAGSYSPDEVMEHLRQYNYDIPLHKSYTVDESERLLREEYYSSLEKLLETVPGSVKPFFLAYMKFSEAEEAKYILRASKTGAELQALPVGRLNPVLIRKLAHAESSGEIKGILKDLGFIPPDKDISDLSPAQLEEMIDRHLYHTLLNAAGEVDVSLAEPIGLFVGHTIDIKNLKNIYRAVTLGLERDEKIRQLIEEGIEFHGERLKDLASCTTHEAVAEACRGTLYHTAIEKASVRGDPEIEMDRLLLDTGDGIATKYHLGSGPLIRYAFARGIEQNNLIIAYNGVCAKMPAEEIMNMMVWERAS from the coding sequence ATGACAGGCTTTGACCCCGGACAGGCAGTATCTGATCTCATATCCGGTTCTTTTTCCGGAGAGGGTGGGGATTATGCATTAATCCTCCTGGTTTTTGCAATACTTATTGCAATTATCATAGGTGCGGCCATTTCATCAGGTTATATCAGGCTTATTCTCAATATTGCAGGTTTTGCACATCCTGTGGCAAGAGTAAGGTCTATTGGAAATCCCTTTGTTGAAAAAGAGAACCTCCGGATACTTGCCGGGTCATATTCCCCCGATGAGGTGATGGAGCATCTGAGGCAGTATAACTATGATATCCCCCTGCACAAAAGTTATACTGTGGACGAAAGTGAGCGTTTACTCCGGGAGGAATATTATTCTTCGCTTGAAAAGCTTTTAGAAACTGTTCCCGGCTCTGTAAAACCTTTTTTCTTAGCCTACATGAAATTTTCTGAGGCCGAAGAGGCCAAGTATATTCTCCGGGCATCAAAAACCGGAGCTGAACTTCAGGCCCTCCCGGTAGGCCGTCTGAATCCGGTGCTGATACGAAAACTGGCCCATGCAGAGAGCAGTGGGGAGATAAAGGGTATATTAAAAGATCTCGGATTTATCCCTCCGGACAAAGACATAAGTGACCTCTCACCGGCACAACTGGAGGAGATGATTGACCGTCATCTGTATCATACCCTTCTTAATGCGGCAGGAGAAGTCGATGTCAGTCTTGCTGAGCCAATCGGACTTTTTGTCGGGCATACCATTGATATTAAAAACCTGAAGAATATCTACCGGGCGGTCACTCTCGGACTTGAGAGGGATGAAAAGATTAGGCAGCTTATTGAGGAAGGAATTGAATTTCACGGCGAGAGGCTTAAGGATCTGGCATCATGCACCACACATGAAGCTGTGGCTGAGGCGTGCCGGGGCACTCTGTATCACACTGCCATTGAGAAGGCATCTGTCAGGGGTGACCCTGAGATTGAGATGGACCGCCTGCTCCTTGATACCGGGGACGGTATTGCAACAAAGTACCATCTTGGAAGCGGGCCGCTCATAAGGTATGCCTTTGCACGTGGAATTGAGCAGAATAATCTTATAATTGCATACAACGGAGTCTGTGCAAAAATGCCGGCTGAGGAGATTATGAATATGATGGTCTGGGAGAGAGCTTCATGA
- a CDS encoding V-type ATP synthase subunit E: MSSEAIIEEIRREAEERVAAVRKETEERKKAIREEAEKEAKAGYNAVMKAGLKEIRDEKRRQISLANMQAREIVRKAKEKGIANCFFEAERRISEISSSGNYPSVLALLINEAKLEAGDSRIAAAVRREDRELITALIPDINGLDLSDEETRDAGVVVYADEGSIRIDQTFSERMKRMKKKLAHDTAMMLYDRL; this comes from the coding sequence TGCAGCTGTCAGGAAAGAGACTGAAGAGAGGAAGAAAGCGATAAGAGAAGAGGCAGAAAAGGAGGCGAAAGCCGGATATAACGCCGTCATGAAAGCCGGTTTAAAAGAGATCCGCGATGAGAAGAGACGGCAGATCTCACTTGCAAATATGCAGGCACGTGAAATTGTGCGTAAGGCAAAGGAAAAAGGGATTGCAAACTGCTTCTTTGAAGCAGAACGAAGAATCTCAGAGATTTCGTCATCCGGAAATTATCCTTCTGTCCTTGCCCTGCTTATAAATGAGGCGAAATTGGAGGCAGGTGACAGCAGGATTGCAGCAGCTGTACGGAGGGAGGACAGAGAACTGATAACAGCCCTGATTCCGGATATAAACGGTTTAGACCTCAGTGATGAGGAGACCCGTGATGCCGGGGTTGTTGTATATGCCGATGAAGGGAGTATCAGGATTGACCAGACGTTTAGTGAACGGATGAAGAGAATGAAGAAAAAACTGGCACATGACACTGCAATGATGCTTTATGACAGGCTTTGA